From the Clupea harengus chromosome 15, Ch_v2.0.2, whole genome shotgun sequence genome, one window contains:
- the gata4 gene encoding transcription factor GATA-4 encodes MYPGIGMPSTHGPPAAYEPSLFHSPSAPSPVYVPTTRVTPMIPALPYLQTHGPSQQQSGPVVSSGHAAWAQTASEAPGSSYQHTANTHHHSPVSPRFAFSASPPLITSGMATAAARETATYTSPLNISPSNGREVYGATRGLVGGTYHSSYPAYVSPNLGGTWSAPPFDSSVLHSLQPGAAGITTARHPHLDLFDECVEGRECVNCGAMSTPLWRRDGTGHYLCNACGLYHKMNGINRPLIKPQRRLSASRRVGLCCTNCHTTTTTLWRRNAEGEPVCNACGLYMKLHGVPRPLAMKKDGIQTRKRKPKNFSKSKPGTPPMDGHTPSCTPSSSNNVDEPRPIKTEPDTHHLYTHHLHTQVSALPVYVGTQTGTATLKLSPSGHPAPSSSKSEPWNSLILA; translated from the exons ATGTACCCGGGGATAGGCATGCCCTCCACCCACGGACCGCCGGCGGCTTACGAGCCTAGTTTATTCCACAGCCCCTCGGCCCCCTCTCCGGTGTACGTGCCGACCACACGGGTGACCCCAATGATCCCCGCGCTACCGTACCTGCAGACGCACGGGCCCTCGCAGCAGCAGAGCGGCCCGGTGGTGTCGAGTGGTCACGCGGCGTGGGCGCAGACAGCTTCCGAGGCTCCCGGGTCCTCTTACCAACACAccgccaacacacaccaccattcCCCGGTGTCTCCGCGCTTCGCCTTTTCCGCGAGCCCGCCGCTTATTACCTCCGGGATGGCCACGGCGGCGGCGCGGGAAACAGCGACCTACACGAGTCCCTTGAACATCTCCCCCAGCAACGGGAGAGAAGTCTACGGAGCGACGCGAGGGCTCGTCGGCGGGACCTACCACAGCTCGTACCCGGCGTACGTGAGTCCGAACCTGGGCGGCACCTGGTCGGCGCCTCCGTTTGACAGCTCCGTGCTCCACAGCCTTCAGCCCGGCGCGGCGGGAATCACCACCGCACGGCATCCGCATCTGG ACCtgtttgatgagtgtgtggagggccGTGAGTGTGTGAACTGCGGGGCGATGTCCACGCCGCTGTGGAGGAGGGACGGCACGGGTCACTACCTGTGCAACGCCTGCGGCCTCTACCACAAGATGAACGGCATCAACCGGCCCCTCATCAAGCCCCAGAGACGCCTG tctgcctCCAGGAGGGTGGGTCTGTGCTGCACTAActgccacaccaccaccaccacgctgTGGAGACGGAACGCAGAGGGGGAGCCAGTCTGCAACGCCTGCGGCCTTTACATGAAGCTCCAtggg GTGCCTCGTCCTCTGGCCATGAAGAAAGATGGCATCCAGACACGCAAACGCAAACCCAAGAACTTCAGCAAGTCCAAACCCG GAACCCCGCCCATGGATGGCCACACCCCCTCCTGCACTCCCAGTTCCAGCAATAACGTAGACGAGCCTCGACCAATCAAAacagagccagacacacaccatctctacacacaccatctgcacacacag GTGTCTGCCCTCCCTGTGTACGTGGGCACGCAGACTGGCACTGCCACCTTAAAGCTCTCGCCCAGTGGCCACCCTGCCCCCTCCAGCTCCAAGAGTGAACCCTGGAACAGCCTCATCCTGGCCTga